CAGGGGTAATTGAACAAGGGGCATCAATAATACTGCCGGTAAACTTAACCGTGCCGTGTCCCTGATCGCTTGCCTGTGACTGGCCTGCCAGTACAGCAGCCCCCATACCAAAGGCCCAAACCAATTTGGTTAATTGCATTTACTCATTCCTTTATAAGTTTCTTACTAGCGTTATTCACAAGAAGCCTCGTTGCCACGACCACGCAACGGGAATTAACTAATTTACGTTAGTGATTTAAAAACTGATATCAAAAACCGCCTCAACTCCACCCACAAGCGAAATATATAAAAAGCGTTTTTTAGAAGAAATTCTCTGGAGGGAGATATACGATTTAGCACATTGCTACATTATCTATTAAATCGACACTCGGAACTACATCATGTCTAATTCACTAAGCGTACGTGACCAAAATAGTTTTATTTCAGCCTATAAGAACTTACTTAATGACAGTGACAAACGCATTCATAAAGGCGATGTCAATACGCTGAACAGAATTCTCAATAAATGCGATAAAGTTGAGGTCGGCCAGCTGCTAATGACAAAAATGGAATCATGTCCAAAAGACCCTGTCGCGCTGAAAAATACTTTCAGTAATTTATTTGACAAGCTTGAAGCGCAGAATTCCAAAATGCATGATAAGAAAGAAGAGAAGCTTAAAAATATTCAACAGAAGCTTGCCCCGGTCGTGCAGGACATTCACAAAAATGAAATAAATGCTCACAATGCCAAAGTAAACGGTGAGATTAAAGGTCTTGCAGATGATCTCCAACTCATTTCAAGAAATGTTTCTCAGGAAAAAAATGAGATCGCCAAACTTAAGGAAAAAATTAACAAAGCTGATGTGCAGATTAAAAAACTGCATAATGAGATTAAACCTCTGGCCGATGCGCTAAAGAACACCTCCTCGGAAGACTTTGCGGTCAAAGATGCCAAGCGTTTAAAAGATACTGAAGCAAAAATCAGTAAACTCGAGGCCAAACAAAATGCCGAAATCAGTACATTAAATAAGAAAATTGCGGCGCATGAAAATAGCCGTGCGGTTTTACTCGATTTTGCAAGGAAACACGGTGTAAGCAGTGCCGAGCAGGATCTGAGAAAAGCTGAGAGCGGCGCTATTTATGATAATCGCGATACGGGCTTTGGCACCACCAGCTGGCGTGAACATCTGGGCAGCGATAAATATGCCATTAAGCACTTCGGTTACGATTTAAAAGAAGGCCGCCGTCAATATTCAGATCTCATTAAAGTGCCCAACCATAAGGGCAAACAGTGGCAGAAACTGATGCAGAACTTCGATGATGCGCCAAAAAACATCAGGGCTCTGCAAAGGGAAATATCGCAACTCAAGAATGAATATAAAAGTGATATTGGTCAGGTTAAGCTTGAGAACCGTCTTTCTGCCAAACAGGAGATTGAGCAGCGAATTAATTTTAAACAAGAAGCGATTCACTCCTTAGAAAAGAGCAAGGAAATTGTATCAGGGGAAATTAAATCATGCCATGAGTATATATCTGTGCTAGAAGCCAAGAAGACTCCGCTCATAGCGAAAATGGACGAGCTTAAGTCCCAGATAAAACAAGACAGCTAAGTCATTCTGTTTTCCTAAGGTAAAATCCACGCTCCGGCGTGGATTTCATCCCGATCACATAAATTCATCTACTAATAAGCTTCATGATCATGCCCTCCTGCCCGCATTTAGATTGCTCATGTCTGGCACGCTGACCCACTATCAATCGCAATCCCAATAAGCTCATCAAATGAGTAACTTTTACGCTTGGTGAAAATGTCATTCAGATAATGGTAGCGGTCCTCACGGCTAAGTTATGCCTCTCTATCGGCGCCAAAAAATCTACGCAGACAACGCTTAGAAATAGCATATGCCCGGTATGAGCGTTGAGCATTGGAATACCCGGTTAGTTTGATAATGCCCTCGATTACCAGTGCCTTCATTGCCCGCTCATGTATTGGCCCGAGTTTCTTAAATAAGCCGGGAAGTTTCCCGCAGGTCACTCTGTCTAGTTCACGCGCCACGGCCTTTCTCATGATGGTATGTCTTGGTTCGCCTTCGGCAATAATACCGCCGCAGGTAGTTTTATCCCGTATGAACAGATAGTAGCCTTTGGTCATGACGCCATTTCCCAGCACACTCTTACTGTTAACTCGAAGCTGTACGTCATTTTCATGCCAATCCCTTTCTTTTATTATGGGTATTCCGGCATCATACTCGTGATTTCTCTTGAGCTAAATTATTTTAAATAAGGAAATATTTGAAGGAGTAATTCTGATAAAAATATTGGATAAATGCGCCTGGCTTACCATGCGGTTTTACAAATTATACTCCCGATGATAGACGCTAATATTTAATTTCCATTTTCACTAAAATGATTAAATAAACGATTCCTGAAGGGGACACCCTTTCACAGTTCACATAACGACATTAGATAAGACAATTAACTACTGATTAAATATCAGTATTGCCTGTGTGGGTATAAGGAGTAATCTCCTCGCCAATCATTCAGGTAGTACAACCATAACAGGGACAAAGTGCGATCATGCGCTTACTGGGATCTTTGCTATTTGCAGTCAGTCTTTTATTAAACCCGGCAATTGCCAAACAGCACACGCAATCTTCCTCAACCGATAATGAGCTTATCGAGCAAGGAGATTATACCAATTCAGACGGGCAGGAAATTCACCGGCCGGCGCATACAAAGTCGGGTAATGCTCCTGATGGCGCATCGGCTCAGTGCAGAGACGGAACCTACAGTTTCAGTGCTCATCGTCGAGGAACGTGCTCGCGACATGGTGGTGTGGCGGAATGGCTTAACTAAATTAAAAGCCCGCAATTGGACTGACCCCATAAAGTTGGACAGTTCATGTTAAGCGGGCTTCTGAAAATAGCAGATTTTGTCATGCAAATATCATCACCAGCCCGGAACCGCCCCGCCGTTAAAGATTTTCTCGGCTGCCTTCGCCACTTCAGGAGACTGATACGATTTCAGAAACTCCTGCACGTTTTCCGCATCTTTATTGTCCGGGCGTGAAACCAGAAGATTCACGTACGGCGAATTTTTATCTTCGATAAATACGCTGTCATGCACCGGCGATAATCCGGTTTGCTGGATATAGGTGGTACTGATAATGGCAACATCGACTTTCGGGTCGTCGAGCACGCGCGGCAGTTGCGCGCCTTCCAGTTCCATAATGTTCAGGTGATGCGGGTTTTCAGTGATATCCAGCGTCGTCGGCAACAGGCCTTTGCCGTCTTTCAGGGTGATCAGTTTCTCTTTTTGCAGCAGCAGAAGCGCGCGGCCTAAGTTGGTCGGATCGTTGGGGATCGCCACGGTGGCGCCGTCTTTAAGCTGATCAACGGTTTTAATCTTTTTCGAGTAACCCGCCATCGGGAACACAAAGGTGTTGCCGACCGCCACCAGATGATAGCCATGAGCTTTGTTATCCTGATCGAGGAACGGACGGTGCTGGAACACGTTGGCATCCAGGTCGCCGTGTTCGGTTGCGTCATTCGGCAGTAATGAGCCGCTGAAACCAACCAGTTCTACGTCCAGACCGTATTTGTCTTTGGCGACTTTTTTCGCGACTTCCGCCACATCCTGCTCGGCGCCGTTAATCACGCCAACTTTGATATGTTTAGCATCACCGCTTTTTTGATCACAGCCCGCCAGCAGTAATCCCGCCAGCAAAACCACAGCACCAGTACGTAAATGAGGGAACGTCAGTTTCACTTTTTTTCCTTAAAAAATAACCGCTAATGCGTAATGAAATGACTATAACAGGAGGATTGTCGCGGTTTAAAAAACCAATAAAGCACTGCTAAGAAGAAAAAAGCATATAAGCCGGAACATCAGGGTTGCAGAGGATCATCCCCCGATTAACTTCAGCAACTCCGCCATGCCTTTCGTCAGCGTCTTATCCTGTCGCATCACAATCCCCTGCGGCCGGCGGAGAACCGGCTGCAATGCCATCACACTCAACCCCATCCTGTCCTGCGGGTTGGCCACCGACATTCCGGGCACGATGCTGTAGCCAAGGCCAGCCTGCACCATTTTTTTAATCGCCTCGATGTTGCCAAGCTCCATCACTGGCTGCACGGCAATCCCTTCTGCCTGAAACCAGCCGTCGATTAATGCGCGGGTTCCGCTGCCGTATTCAGAAACGATCAATGGTAGTGTCTGAAGCTCTGCCGCCGTCATGCTTCTGTCCGTTGCATTGTCATCCTTTTTCATGATGACTTTGAAATCATCCTGGGTGACCGGGCTGACATGCAGATTACGACCCGCCGCAGGCATCGTGACGAGGCCAATATCAACGCGGTTATCTTCCACCGCCTGCAAAATTTCCTGCGTATTTCCCGTTCTGACGCGCACGGTTAACAACGGATGCTCAGTGCGCAGTTGCTCTAAAAGCGGCGGCAGCAGATGGATACATGCCGTTGCGCCCGTTCCAAGAGTTACCGTTCCGCTGACTTCCTGTGTGGTTGCCGCCACCGAAAGCATCGCGGCACTCACGGCCTGTTCGACCGGCCCGATATGTGACAATAATGTTTGCCCGGCGGCTGTCAGGCGGATCCCCCTGCCCGTGCGCTCAACCAGACGCGCCTGCAGAGTTTGTTCTAGCTGGCGGATTTGCAGGCTGACGGCGGGTTGCGAAAGCCCGAGCGCGTCAGCAGCACCGGAAAAGCTTTTCCGGCTGGCGACCAGTTTGAATGTGGTCAGGTGATCAAGATTAAGGCTGGGCATCTCAAAGTTTTCCTTATACCGGTGATAAACAGTTTGCCCTCCCAGCTCGTTTTGGGAAAGAGTAGGCTATAGCGAAATCACCCACGAGACCGAAAAAATGGAAATTATTGAAGCAGATAAACAACATATCCCTGCCATGCAGAAAATTTATGCCTGGCATGTTTTACATGGGACGGCCTCGTTCGAAACTCAGCCGCCTGATGAACATGAAATGGCGCTGCGCCTGAAAAAAATTCAGGAAGCCGGTTTGCTGTGGCTGGTGGTTTTGCATGAGGGGGAAGTGAAAGGGTACTGCTATCTGGGCCGCTATCGCGAGCGTTTTGCTTACCGCTATACGCTGGAGGATTCGATTTATATCGATCCCGGTTTTCAGAAACGTGGTGCGGGTAAAGCGTTACTTCGCCGGGCGATTGACTGGGCGGAAATGCACGGTTTTCGCCAGCTGGTGGGGAATATTGGCGACAGCGAAAACATGGCGTCGATTAATCTGCACCTCGCTGCTGGTTTTCAGGTGAAAGGCACCATGCATTCTGTCGGTTTCAAGCATGGTCGCTGGCTGGATACGGTGTTTATGCAACGTGCGCTGGGTGACGGGAATCAGACCTTGCCTGCGCAGGAGAGCTGACCGGAAATGAAAGCGGGCAGACTATCTGCCCGCATGTAACTGATTATTCTATCGCTAATTTTTCCCTGGTATTTTTTTGCGTTGCGCTGCCGCCCCACACCTCATTGTATTCGTAACCCGTCAGGTCTTTAATCACCTTGCGCGATACTTCGTCGCAATCTTCCTGAGCACCGCCCAGTTTCAGGCGAGCAGTTTCTTTGATCAGAATTTTATGCGTGTCCCGCGTCAGCTTGAATTTGAAAGTCATATAGAAACTGATTGCCAGCAATGCCCCGGTGGCAAAGATCATCAGTCCTATAATCGCGTTTAACGCGCTGAGCGGCTGCGCGCCCTGCCCTTTCACAAATCCGCTTTCTTCCAGCACCAGACCTACAATCATAA
The Rahnella variigena genome window above contains:
- a CDS encoding DUF3761 domain-containing protein, which translates into the protein MRLLGSLLFAVSLLLNPAIAKQHTQSSSTDNELIEQGDYTNSDGQEIHRPAHTKSGNAPDGASAQCRDGTYSFSAHRRGTCSRHGGVAEWLN
- the nlpA gene encoding lipoprotein NlpA — protein: MKLTFPHLRTGAVVLLAGLLLAGCDQKSGDAKHIKVGVINGAEQDVAEVAKKVAKDKYGLDVELVGFSGSLLPNDATEHGDLDANVFQHRPFLDQDNKAHGYHLVAVGNTFVFPMAGYSKKIKTVDQLKDGATVAIPNDPTNLGRALLLLQKEKLITLKDGKGLLPTTLDITENPHHLNIMELEGAQLPRVLDDPKVDVAIISTTYIQQTGLSPVHDSVFIEDKNSPYVNLLVSRPDNKDAENVQEFLKSYQSPEVAKAAEKIFNGGAVPGW
- a CDS encoding LysR family transcriptional regulator, whose product is MPSLNLDHLTTFKLVASRKSFSGAADALGLSQPAVSLQIRQLEQTLQARLVERTGRGIRLTAAGQTLLSHIGPVEQAVSAAMLSVAATTQEVSGTVTLGTGATACIHLLPPLLEQLRTEHPLLTVRVRTGNTQEILQAVEDNRVDIGLVTMPAAGRNLHVSPVTQDDFKVIMKKDDNATDRSMTAAELQTLPLIVSEYGSGTRALIDGWFQAEGIAVQPVMELGNIEAIKKMVQAGLGYSIVPGMSVANPQDRMGLSVMALQPVLRRPQGIVMRQDKTLTKGMAELLKLIGG
- a CDS encoding GNAT family N-acetyltransferase: MEIIEADKQHIPAMQKIYAWHVLHGTASFETQPPDEHEMALRLKKIQEAGLLWLVVLHEGEVKGYCYLGRYRERFAYRYTLEDSIYIDPGFQKRGAGKALLRRAIDWAEMHGFRQLVGNIGDSENMASINLHLAAGFQVKGTMHSVGFKHGRWLDTVFMQRALGDGNQTLPAQES